In the genome of Plasmodium falciparum 3D7 genome assembly, chromosome: 2, one region contains:
- a CDS encoding pseudouridine synthase, putative, with the protein MICSNLSLLRYVHLVYYFIIISFCIHNNISCFNVNLTKTNEDANIIRLNKLISMKRNISRRKSDEFIKDGKVKINNKIITNPGTHVHIGKDSLRIYDKKIKLTNIINMIKQNENKLHKWIVLHKPKGLLCTSNDEKNRKSIYTLFPEEMLQKYRLVTVGRLDRNTSGVLLLTNDYAWVNKLTHPKYQRIRTYRVHIEGPVKMNALKELARGIYLEEDEKTQPKKIYNYKESREKSNIDDKKKKKMSKMKKKTNPAFIEILREEKIKIKEDTKKITVLNISIKEGRNRQIRKMFQQINQPVIKIKRTSFENITLKNIYFPKQYRELNQKEVNDLKLRNF; encoded by the exons ATGATTTGTTCAAATTTATCTCTGTTGAGATATGTTCATTTAGTTTATtactttataataatatcattttgcattcataataatatttcttgtTTTAATGTGAATCTTACTAAAACAAATGAAGATGCTAATATTATAAGACTTAACAAATTAATTTCcatgaaaagaaatatttcaAGAAGAAAATCAGATGAATTTATTAAAGATGGAAAAGttaaaataaacaataaaataataacaaatccAGGTACACATGTACATATAGGAAAAGATAGTTTACGTATATAcgacaaaaaaattaaattaacaaatattataaatatgataaaacaaaatgaaaacaaaTTACATAAATGGATAGTTTTACATAAACCAAAAGGATTATTATGTACATccaatgatgaaaaaaataggaAATCTATATACACACTTTTCCCTGAGGAAATGTTACAAAAGTATCGATTAGTAACAGTAG GGAGACTTGATAGGAACACCTCGGGAGTACTACTACTCACCAACGATTATGCTTGGGTAAACAAATTAACTCACCCAAAATATCAAAGAATAAGAACCTATAGAGTACATATTGAAGGTCCAGTTAAAATGAACGCCCTCAAAGAACTAGCCAGAGGTATCTATTTagaagaagatgaaaaaacacaaccaaaaaaaatatataattacaagGAATCAAGGGAAAAATCAAACATAGAtgacaaaaagaaaaaaaaaatgtcaaaaatgaaaaaaaaaacaaatccAGCTTTTATTGAAATCCTTagggaagaaaaaataaaaataaaggaagACACCAAAAAAATTACCGTTCtaaatataagtataaaaGAAGGAAGAAATAGACAAATTAGAAAAATGTTTCAACAAATTAATCAACCagttattaaaattaaaagaacatcctttgaaaatattacactcaaaaatatatatttcccaAAACAATATAGGGAGTTAAATCAAAAAGAAGTCAATGATTTAAAGTTgagaaatttttaa
- a CDS encoding replication factor C subunit 1, putative — protein sequence MSSKDKNLFSDDESDDGRKKKRLKKVSSSLFHDDDDDNFISNKKVEKSKSKKKSDAIYIDDNESNNNNNYNNTNKSSNRKSLENKSSKTSPKFYDITSFFKPSSKKLEDNNTMKKSNSKEDEKLVVNNLNDYFNILQNDNKVTKEDTKSNNVSPKNEINKSNVKRERESEQYEISSENDTVSSKKNVLISPAKKQKTQNNNNEDLQKFDYLPFHNQKFVITGVFKNFTRDELQSKIKEHGGSVMTAVSTKTNYLVHGEYLEDGRLFNEGRKYTKAFELQQQNKSNIKILNEEELLKLLPQTDQTQENDKTYASDTIKTENKDKNYNYEKKDKNYNYEKKDTHNTQNEILNQLWVEKYRPKNLNELVGNNQNVIKLQNWLASWEDVCIKGIKKPAQKTFRGIFENVNARCALLSGPAGIGKTTTAKIVSEASGYNVIEFNASDERNKAAVEKISEMATGGYSIMSLNNRKLTKTCIIMDEVDGMSSGDKGGSTAILKLIEKTKCPIICICNDRQNNKMRTLANKCYDLKFSMPQKNSVVKRLLEICKKEGIMMEPNALELLWESTCGDIRQMLNTLQLLSKTYTRIQFLDLKKELNNSNKNIQSLANPFEITLKLLNFNESSKLNIREIMDLFFVDYELIPYFISENYTNVFNETDKSSASLNKWNVFSQIAHDLSLADKIKYNMKSNMDFALLPHFAILSCVCPVMRIKILKSFMSGRVNFPTAFGKISTFNKNKRLLNELCFNLSYKLNVCPKYMVTSGFLNYIYFKIMTPLHKADVNQAIQIMEEYSITREMVTENLPCLRLPNQENLYDKLDTKLKSSFTRLYNSSHVIKIDPNSMKKGLKSSEKKTTFKLNEFESDEDIDELSESKEDKDDDVLIKTKIDRKGTLKTKPSTKVKSMKKAK from the coding sequence ATGAGTTCGAAGGACAAAAACTTATTCAGCGATGACGAAAGCGATGATGGTAGGAAAAAGAAGAGGCTGAAAAAAGTATCTAGTTCCTTATTCCATGATgacgatgatgataattttataagtaataaaaaagtGGAAAAATCCAaatcgaaaaaaaaaagtgacgctatatatattgatgataatgaaagcaataataataacaattataataatactaataAAAGTAGTAATAGGAAATCAttagaaaataaatcatCGAAAACGTCACCgaaattttatgatataacATCCTTTTTTAAACCCTCTTCAAAAAAACTTGAGGATAATAACACTATGAAGAAATCTAATAGTAAGGAAGATGAGAAACTCGTTGTGAATAATCTTAATGactattttaatatattacaaaatgataataaggTCACTAAAGAAGACACAAAAAGTAACAACGTTAGTCCTAAAAATGAAATCAATAAATCAAATGTTAAAAGAGAAAGAGAAAGTGAACAATATGAAATTAGTAGTGAAAACGATACAGTTTcaagtaaaaaaaatgttcttATATCTCCtgcaaaaaaacaaaaaactcaaaataataataatgaagatttACAAAAATTTGATTATTTACCTTTTCATAATCAAAAATTTGTAATTACAGGAGTATTCAAAAATTTTACAAGAGATGAATTACAATCTAAAATTAAAGAACATGGAGGTAGTGTAATGACAGCTGTATCGACTAAAACGAATTATCTAGTCCATGGGGAATATCTAGAAGATGGAAGATTATTTAACGAAGGTAGAAAATATACTAAAGCTTTTGAATTACAACAACAAAACAAATCtaatatcaaaatattaaatgaagaagaacTTTTGAAATTATTACCACAAACTGATCAAACacaagaaaatgataaaacaTATGCATCTGATACAATTAAAAcggaaaataaagataaaaattataattatgaaaagaaagataaaaattataattatgaaaagaaAGATACACATAATACACAAAACGAAATTCTTAATCAATTGTGGGTAGAAAAATATAGACCTAAAAATCTCAACGAATTAGTAGGTAATAAtcaaaatgtaataaaattacaaaattGGCTTGCTAGTTGGGAAGATGTATGTATTAAAGGAATAAAGAAACCAGCACAAAAAACATTTAGAGGAATTTTCGAAAATGTAAATGCAAGATGTGCTTTATTAAGCGGTCCAGCAGGAATAGGAAAAACTACTACAGCCAAAATTGTTTCAGAAGCATCTGGTTATAATGTTATCGAATTTAATGCATCTGATGAAAGAAATAAAGCTGCCGTTGAAAAAATTAGTGAAATGGCTACAGGTGGATATTCCATAATGTCATTAAATAATCGTAAATTAACAAAAACTTGTATTATTATGGATGAAGTAGATGGTATGTCTAGTGGTGATAAAGGTGGGAGTACAGCCATATTGaaattaatagaaaaaacaaaatgtccaataatatgtatatgtaatgatagacaaaataataagatgAGAACATTAGCAAATAAATGTTATGATTTAAAATTTAGTATGCCTCAAAAAAATAGTGTTGTTAAAAGATTATtagaaatatgtaaaaaagaaGGAATCATGATGGAACCAAATGCTTTGGAATTATTATGGGAAAGTACATGTGGTGATATAAGACAAATGTTGAATACTTTACAATTATTATCTAAAACATATACAAGAATACAATTCTtggatttaaaaaaagaattaaataattctaataaaaatatacaatcaTTAGCAAACCCATTTGAAATtacattaaaattattaaattttaatgaatcatccaaattaaatataagagAAATTATggatcttttttttgttgattATGAATTAATTCCATATTTTATTAGTgaaaattatacaaatgtTTTTAATGAAACAGATAAATCATCTGCATCTTTAAATAAATGGAATGTATTCTCACAAATTGCACATGATTTATCATTAGctgataaaattaaatataatatgaaatcaAATATGGATTTTGCTCTATTACCTCATTTCGCTATTTTATCATGTGTTTGTCCAGTTatgagaataaaaatattaaaatcatTTATGTCTGGAAGAGTTAATTTCCCAACAGCATTTGGTAAAATTTCcacatttaataaaaataaaagattacTAAATGAACTATGTTTTAAtctatcatataaattaaatgtatGCCCTAAATATATGGTCACATCAGGATTCTTAAATTATAtctattttaaaattatgacACCTTTACATAAAGCAGATGTAAATCAAGCTATCCAAATTATGGAAGAATACAGTATTACGCGAGAAATGGTAACCGAAAATTTACCTTGCCTTAGATTACCAAATCAAGAAAACCTATATGATAAACTAGATACAAAACTTAAATCATCCTTTACCAGACTTTATAACTCTTCACATGTTATCAAAATTGATCCTAATTCTATGAAAAAAGGATTAAAATCaagtgaaaaaaaaacaacatttaaattaaatgagTTCGAGTCTGACGAAGATATAGATGAACTAAGTGAATCCAAAGAAGACAAGGATGATGATGTTCTAATCAAAACAAAAATAGACAGAAAGGGTACCTTAAAAACAAAACCTTCTACAAAAGTAAAATCTATGAAAAAagcaaaataa
- a CDS encoding liver stage antigen 3: MTNSNYKSNNKTYNENNNEQITTIFNRTNMNPIKKCHMREKINKYFFLIKILTCTILIWAVQYANNSDINKSWKKNTYVDKKLNKLFNRSLGESQVNGELASEEVKEKILDLLEEGNTLTESVDDNKNLEEAEDIKENILLSNIEEPKENIIDNLLNNIGQNSEKQESVSENVQVSDELFNELLNSVDVNGEVKENILEESQVNDDIFNSLVKSVQQEQQHNVEEKVEESVEENDEESVEENVEENVEENDDESVASSVEESIASSVDESIDSSIEENVAPTVEEIVAPTVEEIVAPSVVESVAPSVEESVEENVEESVAENVEESVAENVEESVAENVEESVAENVEESVAENVEESVAENVEEIVAPTVEESVAPTVEEIVAPSVEESVAPSVEEIVVPTVEESVAENVEEIVAPSVEEIVAPSVEEIVAPTVEESVAPTVEEIVAPSVEESVAPSVEEIVVPTVEESVAENVEESVAENVEEIVAPSVEEIVAPSVEEIVAPSVEEIVAPSVEEIVAPSVEEIVAPSVEEIVAPSVEEIVAPSVEEIVAPTVEEIVAPTVEEIVAPSVEEIVAPTVEESVAENVATNLSDNLLSNLLGGIETEEIKDSILNEIEEVKENVVTTILENVEETTAESVTTFSNILEEIQENTITNDTIEEKLEELHENVLSAALENTQSEEEKKEVIDVIEEVKEEVATTLIETVEQAEEESASTITEIFENLEENAVESNENVAENLEKLNETVFNTVLDKVEETVEISGESLENNEMDKAFFSEIFDNVKGIQENLLTGMFRSIETSIVIQSEEKVDLNENVVSSILDNIENMKEGLLNKLENISSTEGVQETVTEHVEQNVYVDVDVPAMKDQFLGILNEAGGLKEMFFNLEDVFKSESDVITVEEIKDEPVQKEVEKETVSIIEEMEENIVDVLEEEKEDLTDKMIDAVEESIEISSDSKEETESIKDKEKDVSLVVEEVQDNDMDESVEKVLELKNMEEELMKDAVEINDITSKLIEETQELNEVEADLIKDMEKLKELEKALSEDSKEIIDAKDDTLEKVIEEEHDITTTLDEVVELKDVEEDKIEKVSDLKDLEEDILKEVKEIKELESEILEDYKELKTIETDILEEKKEIEKDHFEKFEEEAEEIKDLEADILKEVSSLEVEEEKKLEEVHELKEEVEHIISGDAHIKGLEEDDLEEVDDLKGSILDMLKGDMELGDMDKESLEDVTAKLGERVESLKDVLSSALGMDEEQMKTRKKAQRPKLEEVLLKEEVKEEPKKKITKKKVRFDIKDKEPKDEIVEVEMKDEDIDEDIEEDVEEDIEEDKVEDIDEDIDEDIDEDIGEDKDEVIDLIVQKEKRIEKVKEKKKKLEKKVEEGVSGLKKHVDEVMKYVQKIDKEVDKEVSKALESKNDVTNVLKQNQDFFSKVKNFVKKYKVFAAPFISAVAAFASYVVGFFTFSLFSSCVTIASSTYLLSKVDKTINKNKERPFYSFVFDIFKNLKHYLQQMKEKFSKEKNNNVIEVTNKAEKKGNVQVTNKTEKTTKVDKNNKVPKKSRTQKSK, encoded by the exons ATGACAAATAGTAATTAcaaatcaaataataaaacatataatgaaaataataatgaacaaaTAACTACCATATTTAATAGAACAAATATGAATCCGATAAAAAAATGTCATATgagagaaaaaataaataagtacTTTTTTTTGATCAAAATTTTGACATGCACCATTTTAATATGGGCTGTACAATATGCTAATAAC TCTGATATAAACAAGAgttggaaaaaaaatacgTATGTAGATAAGAAATTGAATAAACTATTTAACAGAAGTTTAGGAGAATCTCAAGTAAATGGTGAATTAGCTAGTGAAGAAgtaaaggaaaaaattcTTGACTTATTAGAAGAAGGAAATACATTAACTGAAAGTgtagatgataataaaaatttagaaGAAGCCGAAGatataaaggaaaatatCTTATTAAGTAATATAGAAGAaccaaaagaaaatattattgacaatttattaaataatattggaCAAAATTCAGAAAAACAAGAAAGTGTATCAGAAAATGTACAAGTCAGTGATGAACTTTTTaatgaattattaaatagTGTAGATGTTAATGGAGaagtaaaagaaaatattttggaGGAAAGTCAAGTTAATGACGATATTTTTAATAGTTTAGTAAAAAGTGTTCAACAAGAACAACAACACAATGTTGAAGAAAAAGTTGAAGAAAGTGTAGAAGAAAATGACGAAGAAAGTGTAGAAGAAAATGTAGAAGAAAATGTAGAAGAAAATGACGACGAAAGTGTAGCCTCAAGTGTTGAAGAAAGTATAGCTTCAAGTGTTGATGAAAGTATAGATTCAAGTATTGAAGAAAATGTAGCTCCAACTGTTGAAGAAATCGTAGCTCCAACTGTTGAAGAAATTGTAGCTCCAAGTGTTGTAGAAAGTGTGGCTCCAAGTGTTGAAGAAAGTGTAGAAGAAAATGTTGAAGAAAGTGTAGCTGAAAATGTTGAAGAAAGTGTAGCTGAAAATGTTGAAGAAAGTGTAGCTGAAAATGTTGAAGAAAGTGTAGCTGAAAATGTTGAAGAAAGTGTAGCTGAAAATGTTGAAGAAAGTGTAGCTGAAAATGTTGAAGAAATCGTAGCTCCAACTGTTGAAGAAAGTGTAGCTCCAACTGTTGAAGAAATTGTAGCTCCAAGTGTTGAAGAAAGTGTAGCTCCAAGTGTTGAAGAAATTGTAGTTCCAACTGTTGAAGAAAGTGTAGCTGAAAATGTTGAAGAAATCGTAGCTCCAAGTGTTGAAGAAATCGTAGCTCCAAGTGTTGAAGAAATCGTAGCTCCAACTGTTGAAGAAAGTGTAGCTCCAACTGTTGAAGAAATTGTAGCTCCAAGTGTTGAAGAAAGTGTAGCTCCAAGTGTTGAAGAAATTGTAGTTCCAACTGTTGAAGAAAGTGTAGCTGAAAATGTTGAAGAAAGTGTAGCTGAAAATGTTGAAGAAATCGTAGCTCCAAGTGTTGAAGAAATCGTAGCTCCAAGTGTTGAAGAAATCGTAGCTCCAAGTGTTGAAGAAATCGTAGCTCCAAGTGTTGAAGAAATCGTAGCTCCAAGTGTTGAAGAAATCGTAGCTCCAAGTGTTGAAGAAATCGTAGCTCCAAGTGTTGAAGAAATCGTAGCTCCAAGTGTTGAAGAAATCGTAGCTCCAACAGTTGAAGAAATCGTAGCTCCAACAGTTGAAGAAATTGTAGCTCCAAGTGTTGAAGAAATCGTAGCTCCAACTGTTGAAGAAAGTGTTGCTGAAAACGTTGCAACAAATTTATCAGACAATCTTTTAAGTAATTTATTAGGTGGTATCGAAACTGAGGAAATAAAGGACAGTATATTAAATGAGATAGAAGAagtaaaagaaaatgtagTCACCACAATACTAGAAAACGTAGAAGAAACTACAGCTGAAAGTGTAACTACTTTTAGTAACATATTAGAGGAGATACAAGAAAATACTATTACTAATGATACTATAGAGGAAAAATTAGAAGAACTCCACGAAAATGTATTAAGTGCCGCTTTAGAAAATACCCAAAGTGAAGAGGAAAAGAAAGAAGTAATAGATGTAATTGAAGAAGTAAAAGAAGAGGTCGCTACCACTTTAATAGAAACTGTGGAACAGGCAGAAGAAGAGAGCGCAAGTACAATTACGGAAATATTTGAAAATTTAGAAGAAAATGCAGTAGAAAGTAATGAAAATGTTGCAGAGAATTTAGAGAAATTAAACGAAACTGTATTTAATACTGTATTAGATAAAGTAGAGGAAACAGTAGAAATTAGCGGAGAAAGTTTAGAAAACAATGAAATGGATAAAGCATTTTTTAGTGAAATATTTGATAATGTAAAAGGAATACaagaaaatttattaacAGGTATGTTTCGAAGTATAGAAACCAGTATAGTAATCCAATCAGAAGAAAAGGTTGATTTGAATGAAAATGTGGTTAGTTCGATTTtagataatatagaaaatatgaaagaaggtttattaaataaattagaaaatatTTCAAGTACTGAAGGTGTTCAAGAAACTGTAACTGAACATGTAGAACAAAATGTATATGTGGATGTTGATGTTCCTGCTATGAAAGATCAATTTTTAGGAATATTAAATGAGGCAGGAGGGTTGAAAGAaatgttttttaatttggAAGATGTATTTAAAAGTGAAAGTGATGTAATTACTGTAGAAGAAATTAAGGATGAACCGGTTCAAAAAGAGGTAGAAAAAGAAACTGTTAGTATTATTGAAGAAATGGAAGAAAATATTGTAGATGTATTAgaggaagaaaaagaagatttAACAGACAAGATGATAGATGCAGTAGAAGAATCCATAGAAATATCTTCAGATTCTAAAGAAGAAACTGAATCTAttaaagataaagaaaaagatgtTTCACTAGTTGTTGAAGAAGTTCAAGACAATGATATGGATGAAAGTGTTGAGAAAGTTTTAGAattgaaaaatatggaaGAGGAGTTAATGAAGGATGCTGTTGAAATAAATGACATTACTAGCAAACTTATTGAAGAAACTCAAGAGTTAAATGAAGTAGAAGCAgatttaataaaagatatggaaaaattaaaagaattagaGAAAGCATTATCAGAAGATTCTAAAGAAATAATAGATGCAAAAGATGATACATTAGAAAAAGTTATTGAAGAGGAACATGATATAACGACGACGTTGGATGAAGTTGTAGAATTAAAAGATGTCGAAGAAGACAAGATCGAAAAAGTATCTGATTTAAAAGATCTTGaagaagatatattaaaagaagtaAAAGAAATCAAAGAACTTGAAAGTGAAATTTTAGAAGattataaagaattaaaaactATTGAAACAGATATTTTAgaagagaaaaaagaaatagaaaaagaTCATTTTGAAAAATTCGAAGAAGAAgctgaagaaataaaagatcTTGAAgcagatatattaaaagaagtaTCTTCATTAGAAgttgaagaagaaaaaaaattagaagaaGTACACGAATTAAAAGAAGAGGTAGAACATATAATAAGTGGTGATGCGCATATAAAAGGTTTGGAAGAAGATGATTTAGAAGAAGTAGATGATTTAAAAGGAAGTATATTAGACATGTTAAAGGGAGATATGGAATTAGGGGATATGGATAAGGAAAGTTTAGAAGATGTAACAGCAAAACTTGGAGAAAGAGTTGAATCCTTAAAAGATGTTTTATCTAGTGCATTAGGCATGGATGAAGAACAAAtgaaaacaagaaaaaaagcTCAAAGACCTAAATTGGAAGaagtattattaaaagaagagGTTAAAGAAGAaccaaagaaaaaaataacaaaaaagaaagtaAGGTTTGATATTAAGGATAAGGAACCAAAAGATGAAATAGTAGAAGTTGAAATGAAAGATGAAGATATAGATGAAGATATAGAAGAAGATGTAGAAGAAGATATAGAAGAAGATAAAGTTGAAGATATAGATGAAGATATAGATGAAGATATAGATGAAGATATAGGTGAAGACAAAGATGAAGTTATAGATTTAATAGTCCAAAAAGAGAAACGCATTGAAAAGGTTaaagagaaaaagaaaaaattagaaaaaaaagttgAAGAAGGTGTTAGTGGTCTTAAAAAACACGTAGACGAAGTAATGAAATATGTTCAAAAAATTGATAAAGAAGTTGATAAAGAAGTATCTAAAGCTTTAGAATCAAAAAATGATGTTACTAATGTTTTAAAACAAAATCAAGATTTTTTTAGTAAAGTTAAAAACTtcgtaaaaaaatataaagtattTGCTGCACCATTCATATCTGCCGTTGCAGCATTTGCATCATATGTAGTTGGGTTCtttacattttctttattttcatcatgtGTAACAATAGCTTCTTCAACTTACTTATTATCAAAAGTTGACAAaactataaataaaaataaggagAGACCGTTTTATTCATTTGTATTTGATATCTTTAAGAATTTAAAACATTATTTACAacaaatgaaagaaaaatttagtaaagaaaaaaataataatgtaatagAAGTAACAAACAAAGCTGAGAAAAAAGGTAATGTACAGGTAACAAATAAAACCGAGAAAACAACTAAagttgataaaaataataaagtacCGAAAAAAAGTAGAACGcaaaaatcaaaataa